A portion of the Podospora pseudoanserina strain CBS 124.78 chromosome 2, whole genome shotgun sequence genome contains these proteins:
- a CDS encoding hypothetical protein (EggNog:ENOG503P7NT), which produces MSSSFIFRQSTLQSRYLEVSCYRFCSSQSVHQTNQSIKQFKISTNSKDFVSRQQSPHQKPHTNTTNMTQSKADKIEEVRQNLPLPQMPPKASDWQSADASKTNVGSGRFSSDVSTGPGSTAGLREPATKASEDIDMSGIGRQGKDGLSEPPKDARSK; this is translated from the exons ATGTCCTCCAGCTTCATATTCCGCCAAAGCACACTCCAGTCGAGATATTTAGAGGTCTCCTGTTATCGATTCTGTTCTTCCCAATCAGTTCACCAGaccaatcaatcaatcaagcAGTTCAAAATAAGCACCAACTCAAAAGACTTTGTCTCACGACAACAATCACCACATCAA AaaccacacacaaacacaaccAACATGACTCAATCCAAGGCCGACAAGATCGAAGAGGTCCGCCAgaacctccccctcccgcagATGCCCCCCAAGGCCTCCGACTGGCAGTCCGCCGACGCTAGCAAGACCAACGTCGGCAGTGGTCGTTTTTCGAGCGATGTTTCAACCGGTCCCGGTTCCACAGCTGGACTGAGGGAGCCTGCGACCAAGGCTTCGGAGGATATTGATATGAGCGGAATTGGTCGTCAGGGCAAGGATGGTCTGAGCGAGCCTCCCAAGGATGCTCGGTCAAAGTAA